A genomic window from Actinomycetes bacterium includes:
- the ilvC gene encoding ketol-acid reductoisomerase — translation MAELFYDDDADLSIIQGRSVAVLGYGSQGHAHSLSLRDSGVDVRVGLPEGSRSRAKAEEEGLRVVDPAAAVEESDLIMVLAPDPAQRHLYAESIEPNLVDGDAIFFGHGFNIRFGYIKPPAGVDVAMVAPKGPGHLVRREYVAGRGVPVLVAVEQDATGGAWPLALSYAKAIGGLRAGGIRTTFTEETETDLFGEQAVLCGGASALVEAGFETLVAAGYQPEVAYFECLHELKLIVDLMYEGGIAKQRWSVSDTAEYGDYVSGPRIIDEHVRENMRAVLADIKNGTFAARFIADQDAGAPEFKAFRAAAEKHPIEATGRELRKLMSWVKTDDTDYVEGTAAR, via the coding sequence GTGGCCGAGCTGTTCTACGACGACGACGCCGACCTGTCGATCATCCAGGGGCGCAGCGTCGCCGTCCTGGGCTACGGGAGCCAGGGGCACGCCCACTCACTGTCGCTTCGCGACTCGGGCGTGGACGTGCGGGTCGGCCTGCCCGAGGGCTCACGCAGCCGGGCCAAGGCCGAGGAGGAGGGGCTGCGCGTCGTCGACCCAGCCGCCGCCGTCGAGGAGTCCGACCTCATCATGGTCCTGGCGCCCGACCCCGCGCAGCGGCACCTGTACGCCGAGTCGATCGAGCCCAACCTCGTCGATGGCGACGCCATCTTCTTCGGCCACGGCTTCAACATCCGCTTCGGCTACATCAAGCCGCCGGCCGGGGTGGACGTGGCCATGGTCGCGCCCAAGGGCCCCGGCCACCTCGTCCGCAGGGAGTACGTCGCCGGTCGCGGGGTACCGGTCCTCGTCGCGGTCGAGCAGGACGCCACCGGCGGCGCGTGGCCGCTCGCGCTGTCCTACGCGAAGGCCATCGGAGGCCTGCGCGCCGGAGGGATCAGGACCACCTTCACCGAGGAGACCGAGACCGACCTCTTCGGCGAGCAGGCCGTCCTCTGCGGCGGGGCATCGGCGCTCGTCGAAGCGGGCTTCGAGACTCTCGTCGCAGCCGGCTACCAGCCCGAGGTGGCCTACTTCGAGTGCCTGCACGAGCTCAAGCTCATCGTGGACCTCATGTACGAGGGCGGGATCGCCAAGCAGCGCTGGTCGGTGTCGGACACCGCTGAGTACGGCGACTACGTCTCCGGCCCACGCATCATCGACGAGCACGTGCGGGAGAACATGCGCGCGGTCCTCGCGGACATCAAGAACGGGACCTTCGCGGCGCGGTTCATCGCCGACCAGGACGCCGGCGCACCGGAGTTCAAGGCGTTCCGGGCCGCGGCGGAGAAGCACCCCATCGAGGCGACCGGTCGCGAGCTGCGCAAGCTCATGTCGTGGGTGAAGACCGACGACACCGACTACGTCGAGGGCACCGCAGCCCGCTGA
- the ilvN gene encoding acetolactate synthase small subunit has translation MSRHTLSVLVEDTPGVLARIASLFSRRSFNIESLAVGPTEQAGLSRMTIVVNVEDSPLEQVTKQLNKLINVLKIVELDGDSSVQRELLLVKVRADGAARSQVLELVELFRAHVVDVAPDSLVVEAVGEQDKLDALLRVLEPYGIKELVQSGVVAVSRGGRSMTDRSLRAERSA, from the coding sequence ATGAGCCGTCACACGCTGTCCGTCCTCGTGGAGGACACGCCCGGGGTCCTGGCGCGGATCGCGTCCCTGTTCAGCCGGCGCAGCTTCAACATCGAGTCCCTCGCCGTCGGGCCGACCGAGCAAGCCGGCCTGTCGCGCATGACGATCGTCGTCAACGTCGAGGACAGTCCCCTGGAGCAGGTGACCAAGCAGCTCAACAAGCTCATCAACGTGCTGAAGATCGTGGAGCTGGACGGCGACTCCTCGGTGCAGCGAGAGCTGCTGCTCGTCAAGGTCCGCGCCGACGGCGCCGCACGCTCGCAGGTGCTCGAGCTGGTGGAGCTCTTCCGGGCGCATGTGGTCGACGTGGCGCCGGACAGCCTCGTCGTCGAGGCCGTGGGGGAGCAGGACAAGCTGGACGCGTTGCTGCGCGTCCTCGAGCCTTACGGCATCAAGGAGCTCGTGCAGTCGGGGGTCGTCGCGGTGTCTCGTGGCGGGCGCTCGATGACCGACCGTAGCCTGCGCGCCGAGCGCAGCGCATGA
- the serA gene encoding phosphoglycerate dehydrogenase — translation MAKPVVLIAEELSPATVEALGPDFEIRHCDGADRAQLLPALADVDAVLIRSATHIDAEALAAATRLKVVARAGVGLDNVDVPAATQAGVMVVNAPTSNIVSAAELAIALLLASARNIAPANAALRGGEWKRSKYTGVELADKVVGVVGLGRIGQLVAQRLSAFGVQLIAYDPYVQPARAAQMNIRLVSLDELLESADFITVHLPKNKETLGLIGEEALRKVKPTVRIINAARGGIVDEEALATAIADGRVAGAGIDVFAKEPCTDSPLFAFEQVVVTPHLGASTDEAQEKAGIAVARSVRLALAGELVPDAVNVQGGAIAEDVRPALPLTEKLGRILTALAGELPATLTVEVLGEIVANDVSVLELSALKGVFTDVVEDAVSYVNAPLFAKERGLEVSLVTDPDSVDHRNLVSVRGTLADGGVVSVSGTLVGRRQIEKVVEVNGYDVDLGLAAHLAFLRYEDRPGMVGRVGRILGDAGVNIAGMQVARDAKGGHALVALTVDSAIPPAVLDAIASEVGAEYARLVDLEG, via the coding sequence GTGGCCAAGCCTGTCGTGCTCATCGCCGAGGAGCTGTCCCCCGCAACCGTCGAGGCCCTGGGTCCCGACTTCGAGATCCGCCACTGCGACGGGGCGGACCGCGCTCAGCTGCTGCCGGCCCTGGCCGATGTCGACGCGGTGCTCATCCGCTCCGCCACCCACATCGACGCCGAGGCGCTCGCGGCCGCCACGCGGCTGAAGGTGGTCGCCCGGGCAGGCGTCGGGCTCGACAACGTCGACGTACCTGCGGCGACCCAGGCCGGCGTCATGGTCGTCAACGCGCCCACCTCCAACATCGTCAGCGCGGCCGAGCTGGCCATCGCGCTGCTGCTGGCCAGCGCGCGCAACATCGCGCCCGCCAACGCCGCCCTGCGCGGCGGGGAGTGGAAGCGGTCGAAGTACACCGGCGTGGAGCTGGCGGACAAGGTCGTGGGCGTGGTGGGCCTGGGTCGCATCGGCCAGCTCGTCGCCCAGCGGCTCAGCGCCTTCGGCGTGCAGCTCATCGCCTACGACCCCTACGTCCAGCCGGCGCGCGCGGCGCAGATGAACATCCGGCTGGTCTCCCTGGACGAGCTGCTCGAGAGCGCGGACTTCATCACCGTGCACCTGCCCAAGAACAAGGAGACCCTCGGCCTCATCGGCGAGGAGGCGCTGCGCAAGGTCAAGCCCACGGTGCGCATCATCAACGCGGCCCGCGGCGGGATTGTCGACGAGGAGGCCCTCGCGACGGCCATCGCCGACGGCAGGGTCGCCGGCGCGGGGATCGACGTGTTCGCCAAGGAGCCGTGCACGGACTCCCCGCTCTTCGCCTTCGAGCAGGTCGTGGTGACGCCGCACCTGGGTGCGTCCACGGACGAGGCCCAGGAGAAGGCCGGCATCGCGGTCGCGCGCTCGGTACGTCTGGCGCTGGCCGGCGAGCTCGTCCCGGACGCCGTGAACGTCCAGGGCGGGGCGATCGCCGAGGACGTGCGCCCCGCACTGCCCCTGACCGAGAAGCTGGGCCGCATCCTGACCGCGCTCGCCGGCGAGCTGCCCGCCACGCTCACCGTCGAGGTGCTCGGGGAGATCGTCGCGAACGACGTCTCGGTGCTCGAGCTGTCGGCGCTCAAGGGCGTCTTCACCGACGTGGTCGAGGACGCCGTCTCCTATGTCAACGCCCCTCTGTTCGCCAAGGAGCGTGGCCTCGAGGTCTCGCTGGTGACCGACCCCGACAGCGTCGACCACCGCAACCTGGTGAGCGTGCGAGGGACGCTCGCCGACGGGGGCGTGGTCTCGGTCAGCGGCACGCTGGTGGGGCGCCGCCAGATCGAGAAGGTGGTCGAGGTCAACGGCTACGACGTCGACCTCGGGCTCGCGGCCCATCTCGCGTTCCTCCGCTACGAGGACCGGCCCGGCATGGTCGGTCGGGTCGGGCGGATCCTCGGAGACGCCGGCGTCAACATCGCGGGCATGCAGGTGGCCCGCGACGCCAAGGGCGGCCACGCGCTGGTCGCGCTGACCGTCGACTCCGCCATCCCGCCGGCCGTCCTGGACGCGATCGCGTCCGAGGTGGGGGCCGAGTACGCGCGTCTGGTCGACCTCGAGGGCTGA